From the genome of Prunus persica cultivar Lovell chromosome G8, Prunus_persica_NCBIv2, whole genome shotgun sequence:
TCTTTCACTAAGAGCATTTGGTGCTCCAGCAGTTGTAGCGTCTTTGGCTCTTCAAGGAGTTTTCCGTGGTTTTAAGGATACAAAGACTCCAGTACTATGTCTAGGTAAGTGTTTGGTTatatataattgaaattttctaGTGAAAACATCCTCTGTTGATTGAGGTATGCATATATCACATGTCATAAGACTCACAGACGTTCATTTATCTGTTTCTAAATTCTTTAATGTGTAGCtttgaaattcaatggttTTATGTTTACAATTATATAcattaattgatttacttaTCATGATGTTGCTTTTCTATCAGATAAATGATAACTTGATTATATTGATTCCATTTTTTGTGGATGGGGAGAGCATTGGGGAATTGGTGTAGCACAGTTTTATCAATTCCAATGCTATATATTTGTGATTCGTGTCATGATGGTATTCACCATCCTTTGATTGATGTGAAATAATCTGCAGTTTTTGGGATGGAAAATCCAATTTTCTTACAACCACACATGCACACACctctatgtgtgtgtgtattacTGGTCTGTTATTCTCGCATAATGTATTTATAACTTTGTCCCCAATTAGTTGGTTTCTGTTTGTCTTTAGTTAAGCTTGAGTGGTTTATCTGGTTAAttaatgtatttttctttgtgcagGTATTGGTAATCTGCTAGCTGCATTTTTATTACCCATCCTTATGtattattttggtttgggtGTAACTGGTGCAGCCCTTTCCACTGTTATATCTCAGTATGTGATTTTCAATACAGTTTCTGTTAATATTCCTTTTTTGCTTTACTTTGCAAATGAACATATTCTGGAATTTCCATTTTCAGATACACTGTCACCTTTTTAATGATCTGGTTTTTAAATAAGAGAGCTATACTATTGCCTCCAAAGGTGGGATCATTGCAATTTGGTGGATACATAAAATCTGGtaagttcctttttttttttctttaaacttttACCCTCTCATATATCTGAAAAtatatgacttttttttttttccccagtGTTCTGCTTCAATTATTTGCTTGACTATCAACGCTATCATAATAtttgcctttttttgttttccgaTTGAGCAGTGCATGTATCTGGACAGTGTGTCTTAATGTTTCATTTTGTCTTTGTGATGCTAGTTAAACCTCTTTCTCTTGTCTTCCTTTTCAAAGTTCTTTCCctaattgcttttgttttcaactCTGGGATGATACAGGTGGTTTTCTTCTTGGAAGAACTCTTGCTGTTCTTACTACCTTGACATTGGGAACATCAATGGCTGCTCGTCAAGGTCCAGTAGCTATGGCTGCTCATCAGATATGTATACAAGTTTGGTTGGCTGTATCCCTTCTAACTGATGCAATGGCTGCATCTGGTCAGGTATGCTCTCTCTCATTTTATCATCGCAGTTCGTATCTACTCATTTCCATTTGGCGATCCAGATCAATCAGTGGGTGAAGTCTAACTTTCAGTTTTACTTGACCCCGAGTGTGgaattcttttcttattttaactGGACCAAATTTCACAGATTTTTGTCTGCAAATTGGGGTTTTGTGATGAAATGTGTGTCTTTGCATTTGGCATCAAATTTACACAGctaaaatttgtttgtttgtaggCCCTGATTGCTAGTTATTTATCTAAAGGTGAATACAAAATTGTGAAAGAAGTTGCTGACTCTGCGTTAAAGGTATAGCTTTTTTGTATCATCTATAATTACATGGATGCTCCCAGATCTGCCTTATGTTTGGTGTAGTTTCGTTATGTTGCATATGCAGTTTCTTGATTTCATATGATAAACTTATGTGGATGTTTTTCCAGATAGGATTGTTCACAGGTGTTTCCTTGTCTGTAATTTTGGGATTATCTTTTGGTTCTTTAGCTACTTTGTTCACCAAAGATCCTGAAGTATTAGTAATTGTCAGATCTGGGATATTGGTACGTATTCAAATTATGTTTTGTGATCTATTAGCATGGCTATATTCAAATGCAGATGTCTTTAATACGgataatgatgttgtctaATTTTCCACAGTTTGTCAGTGCTAGTCAGCCATTGAATGCTCTAGCATATGTTTTCGATGGTCTCCATTATGGTGTTTCAGATTTTGCATATGCAGCTCGCTCCATGGTAAGTCACTTCCTTAAAAGAGTCGAAATTATCCAGTCATGTCTTTATTCTTACTTTGGCTATGAAAGTTGTACATGTTGATTGtttctttgataatttttctttttataacagATGGTAGTGGGGGCAATATCTTCCGCAGTTTTGCTATATGCTCCTTCTATTCTTGGCCTTCCTGGGGTTTGGTTGGGATTAACTCTCTTCATGGGCTTGCGTGCTGTGGCAGGCTATGCCAGGTAATCTATACTATGTCAAATTTTGTAAGTTGCTGGTGTATAAGTTTTGATGAGAATTATTTCAAGGCTTCTCTTGTCGGTGTTTTTTATGTGATATATGAGCATAATTGAAAAGaatatgcattttttttcttctgatttGTAGTTTAGTATAATATGCTACAGACTGATCTACCTGTAGTCAAAATATGAACATGGcatttgcttctttttcttgtagGGAAGGCAAAATGATCATTtggatttggttttttatttgtcaGCATCATCACCATCTTTGTTGCTGTTTATTCATATCTTATTTATCTTATGTTCTCCTTTCAGATTTCTGTCAAAATCAGGTCCATGGTGGTTTGTGCACACGGGCATTCAGAAAGCCCAGGTTAGTGGACATCCATAATTTTCAAACAATGTAACTTTACTGAGCTGTTTGGATTTTTGTATAATTGTCACTTCTGTTCTTCTTTCGCATGCTGCAAAGAtttttactctctctctctcgaatGACTAGTTAGAATGTGTACTGAAGTTAGAATGCAAAGATTTTGGTTGGAAATCTTATTAGAAGACAACATTTTAGAAATGGAATTTTATATGAACATGTTTCGAGCTTTTAGAATGTGCCCTAAACAAGATACAATTCTTTTTCAGCTAGCCATTTGAGTGTTTCCCATAAGCTGGAGAGAggtttcagctgtaaatcgcgGCTTTGGTTTGGATTACCATTCGTATTAGCCTATTAaacattttttattcattcataatttttaGTAGAAAAAAGAACTTAAACATTACTTATTATTCTTGTAAGTTATTGTTAATTTGCCTTTTATTGTgtatattcaataaataaaaaatatttatttctctTCGCATGCTGGGTCACCATACGACTTAGATGAGAACTTCCAAAATACAACGCATGACACACGAAGAAAGAACTTCCAAAATACATTGGAAAAATGTGAAAATTGAGTTAATTGGAAAGCTATGAATTTATTCACGCAGAGACAAAActagaaatcaaattcatttgAAACTTTGAACTTTTCCATGCATAACAAAACTAGAAAATGGATTCAATTCAAATCTACAAATTTATATGGGCAGAGATTCTTGAGTTCCTTCAAGCTAGGAAGCCTTGCCCTGCAAATATAGTTGCacatcttttttgttttctcagccattatttttgaaattcaaGCATAAGCCTTTATGCAGCTAAAATACAAGGAAAAACTTGGACAAAGAAAAGGAACATTGAATCATCTTTTATGTCACTGCCACCACATTTAAGAGGTAACATAATCCATTGGTCCATAAGGCTCAAACAATTCAGCAAAGactcccttctttcttttatggtTCCATCCCATGTCCTTGCACAACTGGTCATTGTACCACAGATGCAGGGCGCCGATGCATGATCTCCGATAGTATTGGCCAGAAGCGTATTGCTTTGCGTATTTGTCCCACTTTTCCACATCTTTCTCCATCTCTTTTATGCTTGGAAGCTTAAATGTGCCTACAAAAAGCTCTGAAAGCCATCTGCATCTCATCTCAGAGGTGAACAAGTTGGAAATACTCTCGGAGAATCCAATTACAGCTAGTTGTGGAATTCTTCCATGTATGCATTCCCtgattgaaataaaataataccgAGCTACCATATTAAAATGCTGTAGCAAATAAAACTCCgaactaaaataattttgtaccGCATTTACTGATCTAGTATCTGACAGAATGGAGAACAGAAGCTAACCTGTAGAGGGGCAATATGGTCTCCGGTGAACCGACTATTTGGTCCTGCAAAGTTGGGGACACAAAGACGTCTTTGAGCTTTTTCTCACCTCTGAATCCAGTAGCCATTATGACCAAATCTGTCTTCACAGGGGAGCTTTCACCTTCAACCAATATGCCTTCTTGGCAAAAGCTGAAGGTGCTGCTGGGAGACTTTTTCAGTATGATGCTTCCCTCTTGGACCCGGTCAAAGAACTTTTCCGGTACCGTTGCGATCATGCAAGAGCTGATCTCTTGAAGGAAACTATGCATAGGTACCATACCATACTTGGCTAAACCAAGCTTCTTATTTACATGGCTTTCCAAAAATTTCGAAAATGCCCATCTCTGCTCAATCAATAGAAAGTTAGTTAGTTAATAAGCATCACAAATAAAGGGGTTATAAATTTATGATTGTCAAAATAAAGTTTACCAGAGGTGAAAGAATTGTTGCCAGGAGACTGAGTAGGAGGCCTTCACCAGGCTTATGAACCAAGAGCTCCGAGAAGCGACTAAAGTACAGGTATGCCAGGGGCAACCCCCATGGAAGATAGTCAGGAAGGTTCCAGTGTTCTGTCTTGTATATGACTGTGCATGGAAGTTCAACCCCTGCGCACCAGATAAtgaattaagaagaaaatgtaacACAAACTTGTGAACAAAATGGTCAAACAATTTTCTGTGCTACTTCTTGGCCTTATGTCATGTGACATTCAAATTCTGTGTGATATTTAAATTACCATTTGCATTTGAACACTCCATTGCAATGTCCATTGCAAACTTCTGAAACCCAACAACTGTTACTTGCTTTCCTTTCACCAAATTAGCCGCACTTATGTAGTCCATGTCGGCATAATTCATCGAGTGTATTACCTCTCCATGAAATGCTTCTGGTCCCTTGTTTGGAACATCGCTGAATCGCCCGAGGCAGAGGATCACAAAGTCCACCAGGTGAATCTGCTTGTTCTTACTTGATAAGTAAGACTAAAGTCTAAAACATTGAGAGTTatataacataacataaataaCCTCGGAATCATGCATATACATGGACATATGTACGTAATATAAGTTTGTACATCAGTTGAGAGGCTATGTTTGTCTTCTGCTACAACTTTCCATTTCCCTTCGGAG
Proteins encoded in this window:
- the LOC18767078 gene encoding protein DETOXIFICATION 45, chloroplastic isoform X1, producing the protein MAATQFRGGALSGGLTTRVSDHIPTTKKARLFNSLNQSEAGKFGALSGGKDLSNANVVGRCSLSATHRALCFPLLTRRRRPCFPVVANQLSSDVGVGSSEVKEKLALEEEQALINGGSDDLTCLSLSNIPISQTYSPDVKRELLMLSLPAILGQAIDPLAQLMETAYIGRLGSVELASAGISMNIFNYISKLFNIPLLSVATSFVAEDLAKSESIASTSENGCLGDITNGKPKRTDGVTERKQLSSVSTALLLSVGIGIFEAVALSLGSGLFLNMMGISMDSPMRIPAQRFLSLRAFGAPAVVASLALQGVFRGFKDTKTPVLCLGIGNLLAAFLLPILMYYFGLGVTGAALSTVISQYTVTFLMIWFLNKRAILLPPKVGSLQFGGYIKSGGFLLGRTLAVLTTLTLGTSMAARQGPVAMAAHQICIQVWLAVSLLTDAMAASGQALIASYLSKGEYKIVKEVADSALKIGLFTGVSLSVILGLSFGSLATLFTKDPEVLVIVRSGILFVSASQPLNALAYVFDGLHYGVSDFAYAARSMMVVGAISSAVLLYAPSILGLPGVWLGLTLFMGLRAVAGYARFLSKSGPWWFVHTGIQKAQLAI
- the LOC18766783 gene encoding probable flavin-containing monooxygenase 1, whose protein sequence is MGKQVAIIGAGISGLLACKYTLSKGFQPIVFEASSSIGGVWTKTVETTRIQSPKDYYQFSDFPWPSSVTEGFPTQNQVLDYVKSYAQHFDLLKHIKFNTKVCGIEYEGPSSEDEMQAWSLWGGNGEPFSSEGKWKVVAEDKHSLSTDIHLVDFVILCLGRFSDVPNKGPEAFHGEVIHSMNYADMDYISAANLVKGKQVTVVGFQKFAMDIAMECSNANGVELPCTVIYKTEHWNLPDYLPWGLPLAYLYFSRFSELLVHKPGEGLLLSLLATILSPLRWAFSKFLESHVNKKLGLAKYGMVPMHSFLQEISSCMIATVPEKFFDRVQEGSIILKKSPSSTFSFCQEGILVEGESSPVKTDLVIMATGFRGEKKLKDVFVSPTLQDQIVGSPETILPLYRECIHGRIPQLAVIGFSESISNLFTSEMRCRWLSELFVGTFKLPSIKEMEKDVEKWDKYAKQYASGQYYRRSCIGALHLWYNDQLCKDMGWNHKRKKGVFAELFEPYGPMDYVTS
- the LOC18767078 gene encoding protein DETOXIFICATION 45, chloroplastic isoform X2, whose product is MAATQFRGGALSGGLTTRVSDHIPTTKKARLFNSLNQSEAGKFGALSGGKDLSNANVVGRCSLSATHRALCFPLLTRRRRPCFPVVANQLSSDVGVGSSEVKEKLALEEEQALINGGSDDLTCLSLSNIPISQTYSPDVKRELLMLSLPAILGQAIDPLAQLMETAYIGRLGSVELASAGISMNIFNYISKLFNIPLLSVATSFVAEDLAKSESIASTSGDITNGKPKRTDGVTERKQLSSVSTALLLSVGIGIFEAVALSLGSGLFLNMMGISMDSPMRIPAQRFLSLRAFGAPAVVASLALQGVFRGFKDTKTPVLCLGIGNLLAAFLLPILMYYFGLGVTGAALSTVISQYTVTFLMIWFLNKRAILLPPKVGSLQFGGYIKSGGFLLGRTLAVLTTLTLGTSMAARQGPVAMAAHQICIQVWLAVSLLTDAMAASGQALIASYLSKGEYKIVKEVADSALKIGLFTGVSLSVILGLSFGSLATLFTKDPEVLVIVRSGILFVSASQPLNALAYVFDGLHYGVSDFAYAARSMMVVGAISSAVLLYAPSILGLPGVWLGLTLFMGLRAVAGYARFLSKSGPWWFVHTGIQKAQLAI